One window of Culex pipiens pallens isolate TS unplaced genomic scaffold, TS_CPP_V2 Cpp_Un0143, whole genome shotgun sequence genomic DNA carries:
- the LOC128093794 gene encoding zinc finger protein 761-like, producing the protein MKVLISGLDIPGQMEGQHVCTGTTTNIKREPEELKPDGSVLHEPRYSIVPEKDTVISIKEECEPIQDNLFGDEDIKQEIIEFGEYELNSAENDSKDSEHRVDEFDNGHADYLDVKPPLVAKELVIRLEKLDYSSLVKNLYSSQQCEHCGQTFVQQYRLARHRIRKHGSSETPVANWPIRSRLHSRNFHCDQCDKSYYLETNLAIHKSKVHGVGNTPPRDNAFVKHTCKHCSKQITGWTFLVYHLKHVHGESVDKSQIVPCPRCSKKFTSQEELAEHFCLKGLLREKARPFKCDLCDKAYLAKIHLEGHYSVHPEYHNVKCDQCSKGFYNQRELNTHKKSTHKAKEAYIECGTCKKSFKYRSNWLRHQEVHSDCEYCCEQCGKKYRTRNCLKSHIRDVHLHPTDEAFPCTICGKIMNGKRALKKHTERHGRERKFKCSFPPCEK; encoded by the exons ATGAAAGTGCTCATCTCTGGCTTGGACATTCCGGGACAAATGGAAGGACAGCATGTATGTACCGGAACAACG ACTAATATCAAGCGAGAACCTGAAGAATTGAAACCGGATGGTTCCGTACTCCATGAGCCTCGATACTCGATCGTTCCGGAGAAGGATACAGTGATTTCCATTAAGGAAGAATGC GAGCCGATACAAGATAACCTTTTTGGAGACGAAGATATCAAGCAAGAAATCATCGAGTTCGGAGAGTATGAATTAAATTCAGCTGAAAATGATTCCAAAGATAGCGAACATCGCGTTGATGAGTTTGACAATGGTCATGCTGACTATCTCGACGTTAAACCACCACTAGTTGCCAAGGAACTCGTCATAAGATTGGAAAAACTAGATTATTCTTCGCTGGTGAAAAATCTGTACTCCAGCCAGCAATGCGAACATTGCGGACAAACGTTTGTCCAGCAGTACCGGCTAGCTCGGCATCGGATCAGGAAACACGGGAGCTCGGAAACACCTGTAGCAAACTGGCCAATTCGAAGTAGGTTGCACTCGCGAAATTTTCATTGCGATCAGTGCGATAAATCGTACTACCTGGAAACTAATCTCGCGATTCACAAGTCCAAGGTTCACGGCGTTGGGAATACTCCACCAAGGGATAACGCATTCGTGAAGCACACCTGCAAGCACTGTAGCAAGCAAATCACAGGATGGACTTTTCTGGTGTACCATTTGAAGCATGTTCACGGAGAAAGTGTCGACAAGTCGCAGATTGTTCCATGTCCACGGTGCAGTAAGAAATTCACTTCCCAAGAAGAATTGGCCGAGCATTTCTGCTTGAAGGGACTCTTACGCGAAAAGGCCCGTCCCTTCAAGTGTGACCTGTGCGATAAGGCGTACCTCGCCAAAATTCATCTGGAGGGCCACTACTCCGTTCATCCCGAATACCACAACGTAAAATGTGATCAATGTTCGAAGGGTTTCTACAACCAGAGGGAGCTCAACACTCACAAGAAGAGTACACACAAAGCAAAAGAAGCATACATCGAGTGCGGGACCTGCAAAAAGTCGTTCAAATATCGAAGCAATTGGCTACGTCACCAGGAAGTTCACAGCGACTGCGAGTACTGCTGTGAGCAATGCGGTAAAAAGTATAGAACTCGAAATTGCCTCAAATCGCACATCAGAGATGTACACTTACATCCGACCGATGAAGCATTTCCCTGCACTATTTGTGGAAAAATAATGAACGGAAAAAGAGCTTTGAAAAAGCACACCG